From a region of the Marinomonas mediterranea MMB-1 genome:
- a CDS encoding LysR family transcriptional regulator, whose product MRFKKLDLNLLVALDTLLTEQSITKGAEKLNMSPSALSNSLSRLREYFNDDLLAQVGRKMLITPFGENLKVHVRNALNNIESTILIQPTFEPQNTDRIFSIFCSDYTQTVFIPYLLEVVGQHKCTARFEFLAQIDNPHEQLERGEADLLIIPSDFVSKEHPNDVLYEEEFACVVWQHSELAKGELTKQKYAEAGHVVMRPGGMKKGFFELSFANQHNIERRIAATTFSFASLPALVIGTDNIATIHARLAHKMAQAWPLKIHPLPFDIPVLKQCAQWHQYRHKDEGLIWLRNAFQEAAQNMGS is encoded by the coding sequence ATGCGTTTTAAAAAGCTTGATTTGAATTTGCTGGTGGCATTAGACACCTTGCTGACGGAGCAAAGCATTACCAAAGGGGCGGAGAAACTGAATATGAGTCCCTCGGCACTGAGCAATTCTTTATCTAGGTTGAGAGAGTATTTTAATGATGACTTGCTGGCACAAGTGGGTCGAAAAATGCTGATTACACCGTTTGGTGAGAACTTAAAAGTGCATGTACGCAATGCCTTGAACAACATAGAAAGCACGATTCTTATTCAGCCTACGTTTGAGCCACAGAACACAGATAGAATTTTTAGCATCTTTTGTTCCGACTATACGCAAACTGTTTTTATTCCCTACTTACTTGAGGTGGTTGGGCAGCACAAATGCACAGCGCGTTTTGAGTTTTTAGCGCAAATCGATAACCCTCATGAGCAATTGGAGCGCGGTGAAGCAGACTTATTAATCATTCCTTCCGATTTTGTTTCGAAGGAGCATCCCAACGATGTTTTGTATGAAGAAGAGTTTGCCTGTGTTGTATGGCAGCATAGTGAGCTGGCAAAAGGCGAGTTGACTAAGCAAAAATATGCTGAGGCAGGTCATGTGGTGATGCGCCCAGGTGGTATGAAAAAAGGCTTTTTTGAACTGTCTTTTGCGAACCAACACAATATAGAGCGTCGTATTGCGGCGACTACCTTCAGTTTTGCGTCGTTGCCCGCTTTAGTCATTGGCACTGACAATATTGCGACGATTCACGCGAGGTTAGCGCATAAGATGGCCCAAGCATGGCCGCTAAAAATTCACCCTCTGCCATTTGATATTCCAGTCTTAAAACAATGTGCCCAGTGGCACCAGTATCGTCACAAAGACGAAGGGCTTATTTGGCTACGAAATGCCTTTCAAGAGGCGGCACAAAACATGGGATCCTAA
- a CDS encoding alpha/beta hydrolase family protein has protein sequence MFRYFPSNYPWDLSINLALEMGARIGEIEEMCAPLKEAAKAKDEAGSIAFRESWERMADKLCDLAQEDEDKGRLLSAGDKYARAATYYGTAERLQGLGSESRLTLYKHFLQVFAKGTTLAKENCERVEIPYEGKHISALYVRAEGVEGKAPILVQVNGLDSIKEMIYRVGVPQLLAKRGISSLIVDQPGTGEAIRLQGFTARYDSEHWASRIVDWLETRDEIDAKRIGLQGVSLGGYYCPRAVAFEPRFACGLVWGANHDWRDVQKRRLEKEGDFPVPHYWDHVRWVWGAKDMDEFMQIAENVHLDGVLDQIKVPFLVTHGEKDSQIPLKWAYRTYEQLVNSPKRELKIFTDREGGVQHSSFDNSANAGAYLVDWVAETLGGHTA, from the coding sequence ATGTTTCGCTATTTTCCAAGCAATTATCCATGGGACCTTTCTATCAATCTGGCGCTAGAAATGGGGGCTCGTATAGGGGAAATTGAAGAGATGTGCGCACCGCTAAAAGAAGCGGCTAAAGCTAAAGACGAAGCAGGTTCAATAGCCTTTAGAGAAAGCTGGGAACGCATGGCGGATAAGCTGTGTGATTTGGCACAAGAAGACGAAGACAAGGGTCGATTGTTATCGGCTGGTGACAAATATGCTCGAGCAGCAACCTATTATGGCACAGCTGAACGCTTGCAAGGACTTGGAAGCGAAAGTCGACTAACCCTATATAAACACTTTTTACAAGTCTTCGCTAAAGGAACGACCTTAGCGAAAGAAAACTGTGAACGCGTTGAGATTCCTTACGAGGGTAAACACATATCCGCCTTATATGTTCGCGCCGAAGGCGTGGAAGGCAAAGCGCCCATTCTCGTTCAAGTCAATGGCCTAGATTCTATTAAAGAGATGATCTATCGCGTAGGCGTGCCTCAATTATTAGCAAAACGTGGCATTTCCTCTCTCATCGTTGACCAACCAGGTACAGGCGAAGCCATACGCCTACAAGGGTTTACTGCCCGCTATGACAGTGAACATTGGGCCAGTCGAATTGTCGATTGGTTAGAAACACGTGACGAAATTGATGCCAAAAGAATTGGCTTACAAGGGGTTTCCCTCGGCGGTTATTACTGCCCAAGAGCCGTTGCTTTTGAACCTAGATTTGCCTGTGGCCTTGTATGGGGTGCTAACCATGATTGGCGTGATGTACAAAAACGTCGCTTAGAAAAAGAAGGTGACTTTCCCGTTCCGCACTATTGGGATCATGTACGTTGGGTGTGGGGCGCAAAAGACATGGACGAATTTATGCAAATCGCTGAAAACGTCCACCTTGATGGTGTACTCGATCAAATCAAGGTGCCATTCCTCGTCACCCATGGTGAAAAAGATTCTCAGATCCCTCTTAAATGGGCGTACCGAACCTATGAGCAACTCGTCAATAGCCCTAAACGAGAACTTAAAATTTTCACTGATCGAGAAGGTGGTGTACAGCACTCTAGCTTTGATAACTCCGCCAATGCAGGTGCCTACTTAGTCGACTGGGTGGCAGAAACGCTCGGTGGTCATACAGCCTAA
- a CDS encoding DUF1302 domain-containing protein: MSRFNSASFRLTSVAVAIISSTSTAYGFNIDTGNPDFRLSLNNSVKYSTAFRLEEASPGLTSDANQDDGNNNFDKGLVSNRLDLFSEIDASYKNIGFRISGAAWYDDVYNGSTDNTTSTSNHSPASEFSDNTTEIMGNDAELLDAFVYGYFPVMNGMEGTVRLGRHSLLWGESLFFGANGIAGGQAPNDVVKLLSVPNSTFKEVVRPTGKLSVDIPVSDEVTIGAYYGYEWEASRIPPAGAYLSSGDAIGSEVILAGTSTIKKVDDEEASDTGQYGLQVRWTDDDLDADFGLYAIRYNAYGASNLYTYLDSTFHPTQYKFAYAEGIEAYGASMAKSVGVWSLATEISYRKNAPLESNGAVITPVGTQYDNNDNPGYAVGETAHAQISWLAGFGPTFISDEASFAGEIAWNTRVKTTKNESFLNENADRSAVGVRMTYSPTYRQVFDGIDLTPSVGFGHTWGKSSAVSAFGVDGGGDVNIGVKAVYLDRWNMSLSYTKFLGEEGNYLDSSNHTQYKQSLKDRDFLAASINTTF; this comes from the coding sequence ATGAGTAGATTTAACTCCGCGTCATTTCGGCTTACGTCTGTGGCTGTCGCCATTATTTCCAGTACGTCAACCGCCTATGGCTTCAATATAGACACTGGAAACCCCGACTTTAGGCTCAGCCTAAATAACTCGGTTAAGTACAGTACCGCGTTTCGATTAGAAGAAGCGTCCCCCGGCTTAACAAGCGATGCAAACCAAGATGACGGTAACAATAACTTTGATAAAGGGCTTGTTTCGAATCGACTTGATTTGTTTTCTGAAATCGATGCTTCCTACAAAAATATAGGATTTCGGATCAGTGGCGCTGCTTGGTACGACGATGTTTATAACGGTTCAACCGATAATACAACCAGTACATCCAACCATTCGCCAGCAAGTGAATTTTCTGATAACACCACAGAAATTATGGGTAATGATGCTGAGTTGTTAGACGCATTCGTTTATGGATATTTCCCTGTTATGAATGGTATGGAAGGTACCGTTCGTTTAGGTCGACACTCGCTTTTATGGGGCGAAAGCCTGTTTTTTGGTGCCAATGGTATCGCAGGGGGTCAAGCACCTAACGATGTAGTAAAACTACTGTCAGTGCCGAATTCAACATTTAAAGAAGTCGTTAGACCAACAGGTAAGCTGTCGGTAGACATACCCGTTAGCGATGAAGTGACGATAGGCGCTTACTATGGTTACGAGTGGGAAGCGTCTCGCATCCCACCAGCTGGTGCCTACTTGTCAAGTGGTGACGCCATTGGCTCAGAAGTTATATTGGCTGGCACAAGCACCATTAAAAAAGTCGATGATGAAGAAGCCAGTGATACGGGTCAGTACGGTTTGCAAGTACGTTGGACTGACGATGATCTCGATGCTGACTTTGGTTTATACGCCATTCGCTACAATGCTTACGGCGCAAGTAACTTATATACCTATTTAGATTCGACTTTTCATCCCACCCAATACAAGTTCGCTTATGCAGAAGGGATCGAAGCCTACGGTGCGAGCATGGCAAAAAGCGTTGGAGTATGGAGCTTAGCAACTGAAATTTCTTATCGTAAAAATGCGCCTTTAGAAAGTAACGGAGCTGTTATCACTCCCGTAGGAACACAATACGACAACAACGATAACCCAGGTTATGCCGTAGGTGAAACGGCGCACGCGCAAATTTCATGGCTTGCAGGCTTCGGCCCCACTTTTATTTCCGATGAAGCAAGTTTCGCCGGTGAGATTGCTTGGAATACTCGAGTGAAGACAACAAAAAATGAAAGCTTTTTGAATGAGAATGCGGATCGGTCGGCGGTCGGTGTGAGAATGACTTATAGCCCAACATATCGTCAGGTGTTTGACGGCATCGATCTTACGCCTTCTGTTGGTTTCGGTCACACTTGGGGTAAATCTTCGGCAGTAAGTGCATTTGGTGTCGATGGGGGCGGTGATGTCAATATTGGCGTTAAAGCTGTCTACCTAGACCGTTGGAATATGTCTTTAAGCTACACCAAGTTTTTGGGTGAAGAAGGCAACTATCTCGATTCAAGCAACCATACGCAATACAAACAATCGCTTAAAGATCGGGATTTTCTCGCAGCCTCTATCAATACCACCTTTTAA
- a CDS encoding DUF1329 domain-containing protein, which translates to MYNNKKHRLKILFTSALLSSVASLSLAAVSPEEAARLGQDLTPFGGEIAGNSEGTIPAWTGGYNDFIPGQVLGGKRLDPYKDEKPLYSVTAQNMLKYAEHLTDGQKAMLKKYPDTYRLDVYPTHRTAIAPEWVYNFTHQNAVKAKLDGHQLSGVYGGIPFPIPKTGLEAINNHRLSWRGVSWRAEFNQYQITSSGKVVLTTDGIIKRQVPLYFEEGSSEDFNGFYEQILLKNYGPPIRAGELIGGQTNLDSSKTKSYVYLAGQRRVRKLANPCCDTPTPATAGLMSFDEINVFSGRTETFDWKLLGKKEILLPYNQNRFLQYPDKDIITGNHLNPDAVRWELHRVWVVEATVAEGKRHQAARSKYYLDEDTWQAMLGDRWDSKGQLWKTLWNFNYIMPEFPGTLPQTFGFYNLLSGEGYVADVMNDKKYQYLPTKRFPTSTFTGQGIARQGTR; encoded by the coding sequence ATGTATAACAACAAAAAACATCGTTTAAAAATTCTTTTCACCTCCGCCCTTTTGAGCAGTGTAGCGTCGCTAAGCTTGGCGGCGGTCAGTCCAGAAGAAGCAGCGCGACTAGGTCAAGACTTAACACCTTTTGGTGGAGAAATTGCTGGCAACAGTGAAGGCACCATTCCAGCTTGGACGGGAGGATATAACGACTTTATTCCAGGCCAAGTTTTAGGTGGAAAACGCCTCGACCCCTATAAAGATGAAAAGCCCCTTTACTCAGTAACAGCGCAGAATATGCTGAAATATGCTGAGCACTTAACGGATGGTCAAAAGGCCATGCTAAAAAAATACCCAGATACATATCGCTTAGATGTCTACCCGACACACAGAACGGCGATAGCACCGGAGTGGGTTTATAACTTTACTCACCAAAATGCGGTAAAAGCAAAACTAGATGGCCATCAACTTTCCGGTGTCTATGGCGGCATCCCCTTCCCTATTCCTAAAACCGGTCTGGAAGCCATTAATAACCACAGACTTTCTTGGAGAGGTGTGAGTTGGCGAGCTGAATTTAACCAATATCAAATTACTTCTAGCGGTAAAGTCGTGCTTACAACCGATGGCATTATCAAGCGTCAAGTCCCCTTGTATTTTGAAGAAGGATCCAGCGAAGATTTCAATGGCTTCTACGAACAAATTTTACTTAAAAACTATGGGCCACCAATTCGTGCTGGTGAACTGATCGGTGGACAAACCAACCTTGATTCAAGCAAAACTAAGTCCTACGTGTACTTAGCTGGACAACGTCGCGTAAGAAAACTGGCGAACCCATGTTGTGATACACCGACACCGGCCACTGCAGGACTAATGTCTTTCGATGAAATAAACGTATTTTCTGGGCGTACCGAAACCTTTGATTGGAAGTTATTAGGCAAAAAAGAAATTCTACTGCCTTATAACCAAAATCGCTTTTTGCAATACCCAGACAAAGACATCATCACTGGAAATCACTTAAATCCAGATGCGGTTCGCTGGGAACTACATCGAGTCTGGGTGGTTGAAGCAACTGTGGCGGAAGGCAAACGCCACCAAGCAGCACGCAGTAAATACTACCTTGATGAAGATACTTGGCAGGCAATGTTAGGTGACCGTTGGGATTCAAAGGGGCAGTTATGGAAAACGCTTTGGAACTTCAACTACATAATGCCGGAATTCCCTGGAACGCTTCCGCAAACATTCGGTTTCTATAACTTGCTATCAGGCGAAGGCTATGTAGCCGACGTAATGAATGACAAGAAATATCAATACCTACCGACAAAACGTTTCCCAACCAGCACCTTTACGGGCCAAGGGATCGCGCGACAAGGTACTAGATAG